DNA from Dama dama isolate Ldn47 chromosome 5, ASM3311817v1, whole genome shotgun sequence:
GAAAGCCCCCAGCACTGGATGTGAGCACTCCCTAAGTGGCCAGGGAGATTGTGGTTCTCAGGACAGCCACCTTAGGTGGCCCCGTGCTCTGAGGTGGGGACACAGGAGGGCCAGAGCACAGCTTTGCCATGAGCTGCCGCTCATCCACGCTCCTTGGGGCCAGGATGCATTGAAGTGAATTCACTGCAGAAGCTTCTGGGAGGGCCCTGTCCCTCCATACGGCCTCTGCTCTGTGACTGCAGCTTGTGTCCCAACCTCTTGGGTCCTGGGCAAGGAGCAGCCATGGGCACCTCATCCCGGGAACACAGGGTGGGACTGAGGGGTCTGTGCCGTCTCCCCTCTATCTGCTGCAGGCTCCGCGGGCGAAGCCTTCCTGTCCACCATCCAGAAAGCTGCAGAGGTGGTGGCCAGTGCCGTGCGCCCTGGGCCTGAGAGCCCCAGCTGCCAGAGGTCCCTTCCGCGGGGTGACGCCTACCAGCCGGCTGTGACACCTTCAGCCAGCCTCGGCACCCCCGCCTCCGGGAGCCCTCTCCCCATGGCCAGCCCAGGAGCGAGAGGTATCGAGCTGGACTCCTCCCTTGGGGCGCTGGCTTCCCCCTCCCCGGGCCCTGGGCTTCCGGTCACCTACTGGGGCTGGGCGGGAGCAGAcgagggaggaagaagaaagcagCGCACccatggtgggggcagggggcaggagcccCACCCTGCAGGTCCCGAGACACCTCTCAGAACCAGCACGTGACAAGCTCGCAGAGCCAACTGCCCACAAGACTTGGCTCCCTGCAGCCTCTGTGGCGGTGTGCGTAGGGCAGCCCTGCCTTGACCCCCATGTCCAGTGTTCTCTGTCAGCCTGCTCTTGGTGGGAGCTCAGGTATTACGGCCCCACGAGAGGTGGGGTCTGCCCAGGATCCCGGCTGCTCAGACACAGAAGCTTAGAGCTGGGACAGGAGCCATCCCCAGCTCTCGTGTGTTCACCCAGCGCCTTCGAGCAGCTCTGCAGCCCGTCAGGGCCCAGAGGCAACAGGGGAGCCCTCCGCAGGGGCCAGGCTCCATGCCATGTGTGTTCTAGTGGTGCACCGTGATATGGGAGGGAGCGACGACTGCCCGTGCCCTCCGCCTCCACTTCTGCCTCTCCCAGAAGCACCGTCCCGTTTGCCTGGCTTGGAAGAAGAATGTCAGCACTTGCTGGGACTTGAGAGctgctgtgctgggcactgtcCCCACTGCCCTGGCACTGCATGGCCTCCCACCCGCCTGGCGTCTGGCATCTGTGTTTTCTGGGCAGGCATGTCCTGTGCGGACCCCCCACCCTGGCCCTGAGTGAGGGTGTGCTCTGTTCTGCCCCGTTTCCTCTCGGGTGGTGTTTCCTGGAGCTGGCGCCCAGGCAGCTACCGTGTCCACATCCCAGGACCCAGCCCACCggctcttccctgggtctccccaTCCAGGGCTCCTGGGGAGACGGACGTGGGGCCAATCTGAGGCCCCCAAGGGTCCAACCCTCAGTCGGTGTTTCTTCCAGCAGTGAGACACCAGCCCGGGCAAGCCGGAGGTGGCTGGGATGAGCTGGACAGCAGTCCCAGCTCTCAGGATTCTTCCCAGGAGAACGATGACCTGGGCAAGGCCTCGGACTCGGGCAGTCGGTCGGGCAGTGACAGCCCCTCGGGGGCCAGCCGGGCACCTAGTGACCTGGCAGAAAGGTGATCCAGCACCCCAGGGTGCCCCTCCCTTCCCTACCCTGAATGGGGAGAGGTGACCTGGAGGGGGCGTGAGGGAGACCAGCCTTTGTCCTGACCTGCGTGCACCCTGCAGGGTTGAGGCTGTGACCTTGAGTGACTGCCAGCAGGAGCTGAGCCTGGTCCGGACTGTGACCCAGGGGCAGCACACCTTCCTGAGCCGAGAGGAGGTGCAGCACTTCGTCAAAGAGTGAGCCCCGACCCGTTCCAGGGCCCCCTCGTCCCCGCACCTCACCCCATCCCTCGCCCTGGCTCTGCACACACGCCCCTTGCCCCACAGCCCCAGCCCTGTTGCGTGGTGCCCCCTTCCTGCAGGTGTGGCCTCCTCAACTGTGAGGCTGTGCTGGAGCTGCTCATCCGCCACCTGGCTGCCACCAGTGAGCgtgttcagatggtaaggagggcagcaggtggggctgggggtgtgcCTGGGCACGGGAAGTGGGGAGAGTGAGCACAGGATGCCCAGTCGATTGTCTGGTTGATTGCTGAGGGccgagaggagggagggagggagccggTCACACAGACCTCCCTTGGGGGGGACCCAGCTGACATCAGGCCCACCCACCCTGCAGAGAGCCCTGGGTGCCATCGCCTCCCTCGGGTGCACTGACCTGCTCTCTCAGGAGCGAGTCCTGCTCCTCGCCCGGCCTCGGCTGCAGGAGCTCAGTGCGGGCAGCCCCGGACCCGTGACCAACAAGGCCACCAAGGTGGGTAGCCTGAAGGGCCCAGAGGAGGGGGTGCAGGACACCCCAGCAGTCCcacaccctccccctgcccccactgcctTCCCTAGACGTGTCCCTCCTCCCGCTCCTGCGGCTGGCACAGGTCATGTCCTTAGAACGGCAGTTGGCGGCCTGGCCTCTTCCCATACGTGGGACCCCCAGGTTTCCCCGACCTTCTGCCCAGCAGATCTGCTTTTTGGGCAGTGCCTTCTCCCTTGTGGctgtctcctccaggaagccctcctcctGCAGGAAGCCCTCCTTGACTGCTTGGATGGCTCTCTTCCTCTGCTCTGTACTCTGTGTCATGGGTCTAAGCTCTGCTCCCATATCCCCAACTCTGGGAGGGCAGAAATGGTTGTCTGTCTGAGTCCTCTTCCCACTGATGAATGTGGGGAGGCCACCTGCAGTCTTCTCTGGGGCCTGCTGTTTGCCTCTCTTGGCTTCCAGTTTTCTGTATGGCAGTGGACAGTTCAGGTCCTTAGTCACCTGTCTCTAAACTGCTCTTCATCAAAGCACTAGTGAACCTGCCACACACGAAACACGTCGAGGGCACATCACGGTGTTGCTAAAGCCTGAGAAGGACCCAGGAGTCCAGCTATTAGGAATGACActtgggtgggggttgggggtgcttCAGACACATCTCTTCCCTCTGCGTGTCAGGTGCTTGTGTGGCACTTGACCAGGAGGGGGCGCTCTTCCACTCTGGCAGGCCACACAGCAGCTTGATGTGGGGGAAAGCATCTGTTTGTATGACAGCTGGTGGAGAGCAGCAGCGTTACTGCCGGGGGATGACAGAGTTGTTGTGAGTGGCCAGTGGTCCTGCCCTGTGCTCTGGCCAGCGACATTGAGGAGGGGACCCAGGAGGACCTTGTCCTCTATGATTCCTGAAGGAGCACAAGAGCCCTCACCAGTTCCCCTCTTCCCTCGTTCAGATCCTGAGACACTTTGAAGCCTCCTGCCGACAGTGGCCCCCTGCCCGGAGGCCCCCAGCCGAGCCTAGCCCTGCAGCCGCCCGTGTGGGCCCATCAGACCTGCTGACCGACACCCTGCCTTTCACCGGGGGCCAGGCCTTCCTACAGCCTCTGAGTTCATCTTTGTTTTCACCCAAGGGCAGTATGCCCCCATCAGGGCTGCAGCCCAGCCCTGTGCCCCCAACGTCCCCAGAGAACTGCCCCCttccagtccctggggctgccagGGAGGCTGAGACCAGGCTGGCAGGTTCCAGAGACCAGGGGGCTGCATCTGAGCAGGGCCTGCTCTGCATGGACACCCCAAAGGGAGGGCCAGAGATCACCCTGGGCCCCGGCCACAGCTGCAGCTCCTTATTTGCTGGCATGGAACTGGTGGCCTGTCCCCGCCTGGTGGGGGCTGGGACTGCTGCAGAGGATCCCctcccagcccaccaggctccctggacGTTGTCACAGAGGCTGGCAGCAAAAGAGCCTTCCAGCTCTGAGCCGTCAGCTTTTGCATTCTTAAACTCATGATCTTGTCCACCTGGGCCACATGCAGTCTGTGTGCTCCCTGGCCTGTGACTCCCAGGACCCTGTGACTTTGTGCTGTCCCCTATGCCCACAGCCCCCGATTCCCCTCTCTGTGGTCAGCCTCACCCTCCCCTGGCCTCTTCCCCTCACCCACTGAGGCCTTGGTGTGAGCAGCTACCCAGCCAGGCGAGCTTAGAGTGGATGGCTCACCCAGGGATGAGAATGGCCGCAAGTAAAACCCAGGTGATATTTTAGTCCATGCACCAGCTAGAGCCAGACCACCACTGTGGTAACGAGGTGCCCATGGGAGCTGCTCCTCAACTTTGCCCCTAAGGTGGGTTTCCTGTTTTTCTGCTGGGAGGCAGGACCCCCCTCTTACAGCCTGCCCTCTGGGTTTGATGGCCCAGGAGCAGCGTCCCCGAGCACTCTGCAGGATTTGCAGGGAGGGCAGGACAGGCCCAGAAAGAGGAGCCGAGCACAAGCTAAGCCTGGCAGCTGGTGGGCCCTGGGGTGccggatctcccgcctcatggcCATCTGCTCTGGCGGGTTGAGCACACCGTCCACTTTTCCCATCTGCCAGAGGGACGAAGGGAGGGCAGTGGGGCAGACAGCATGACGTGGCCTGCTCAGAGGGCACTGGAGGGGAGCTTACGGGAGAGGCCTGGTGACGGAGCTTGGAGACCCCACACCCATTGAAATTGGCCCAAGTCCCCGGGATCCTTGTGGGCACACAGAGAAGGGTACCAGGGGAAGACGGAGAGGACCCATCTGCAGGCTGAGCCCAGGCCCGGTCTCCAGCCAAGCTTCTGCTGTTTCCAGGCGACAATCCTGAGAGGAGGATCCCAGGGCCACCTCACTcattcctccacccccaccctgctgTCTCCTTGGCCAGAGACTGGCCATTTGGACTTGAATTCCCTTagcagcaggcaggcaggcacgGAGCCTTGCAAGCATTGACCTTGGGGTCCCCTGGGGAAACCCCTGCCTTCCTGGCCCTCAGAAACAAGGATTTTTTGGGTCAGTTTGGAACCACTGCTTGGGTCTTTGTTTTTGAGCTCAGATCCCTCCCTTTGAGGGAGGGGGGTGTTGTAAGCAGCCTCCCACCTTCTCGTCCATCAGGATTAGGGTCTGGGTAGGGTTAGGGCAGCATCAGGTCCCTGTATGACCCGTGTCATCTCCCCACTCCCGTGACCTCTGCCTGCAGACTGTACAGCCACCTCAGAGCTAGGGCTGTGGTCGCTCTGGGGAGAACTGGGGATGGCCTGGGGTCATACCTCCCACATAAACACTGCTGTTCACAGGAAGCTGCACTGATcgctttttcattttctatctgcatgtgtgtgtgagagaggagagaaaacgGCACTAAGAGGCACAGGTAGAGACTTCTAAAAGCTGGGACAGGTATCAGTACTTCCCTCCAGCGGAACTATCTTGTCCAGTAATTTTCTTAATTGCAAAGTTTCTAACTACAAAATTCAATTTCTTAAGTAGATTTAGGACTATTTGGGTTATCTATTTCCTCATGAGTTTCAATaatttgtgtctttcaaggaattggtcCATTGTGAATATGGCTATAGAGTTTTTTCAGCCTTTCTTTgttcttccaattttttttttttttgttcttccaaTTTTTATAGTGTCCcacctttcatttctgatattaattCCCCCCCACCTTGGTTAGTCTGATTAGAAGTTTATTGATATTATTgaccttttcaaagaactaacttttggttttgtttttcttactgattttatgTTTCGTATTTTATTGACTTCTGCTCTTTACTGTTTCATTCTTCCTgctgtggatttttttctttttctagctttttaaaagtgaaagcttagattattgatttaagaccttttttcttttttaatataaacatttaaaaatttttatttttggttacagtaggtcttccttgctgcgtgcaggctttctctagtggcagagcgtgggagctactcttcttcgcagttcatgggcttctcattggggtggtCTCTTTCaaggtggagcacaggctctaggcacactggCTTCAGTAGATGCAGCTTGTGGGCTCAGCAGTAGCGGCTTGCAGGCACtagagtgcgggctcagtagttgtgactcagtAGTTTCAACTaagttcatgggcttagttgctcagtggcttgtggaatcttccagaccagggatcacacccatgtcgcctgcattggcaggcagattcttatccactgtaccaccagggaagtcctaatggAAACATTTTTAATGCTATACATTTTCCTCTAGACACTGTTTTAGTTTTATCCCATGAACTTTGATAACATTTTAGTAtttattcagttcaaaatattttctaatttcccataAGACTTCCtttttgtctgactttttttggggggcacAGCACCAGGCAGCATGTGAAACCTGGACTAGGgctcaaacccgtgccccctgctgtggaaatgcagagtcttaacccctggaccaccagggaagtcctgatagattattttaaaatgtgttttgtattagtactttaatttttatattgtaaGAGAACATATAAGACTTTCATTATAAAGATTTCAAGCTTTTGTTAAAGTTTGTTTAGTGGCCCAGGATATagtctatcttggtgaatgttccatgtgcacttgattTGGAGAATCACAGACCAATCTCCTTCAtgaacatagatttttttttaaaaaagccctcAACAGAATATTAGCAAAACAAATCCAGATGTATACAAAAAGTAATAATACATCACAGTAAGTGGAGTTTTTTCTGGGGATGGAAGGCTGGTCCACCATCTGAAAATAGTGCAATTCACTATATTAACACACTAAAGAAGAACAAATCACATTATTATTTTAcacagaaaaaagcaagagatagaTTTCaacattcatgattaaaaaaaagcctcagcaaactagaaataaaacaatttctTTCACCCAGTAAAGGGGATGGACTGGGTGCTTGTGTGCATACACAGTTGCTTCAGTCTGTCCAATCTTTGCAACACCATACTTAGTGTCAAAAGGCTGAGTGATTTCCCTCCAAGACTGGGAACAAGGCGGGAATGTCCACGCTCACCACTTCTGTTTAGCGTTGTCCTGGAAGCACCAGCCACTTCAATGAAACAGTGGGGGAAAAGGCAAAtacaagggaagaaataaaactgttactAACCACAGAAAGCATGATTATTTATGTTGAAAATCACATAGATTCCACAAAAATCCTATGACTAAAGAGTTTAGCAAGAACACAGGCTGTTGAGTAAAACTGAATTGTATTTTCATATACGAGTGATAAATGATtggaaatttacattttaaaatctgttattgGGACGTCCGTGGtacgggaggattccacatgccatggagcaactgagcctgtgctccatggcCCGCGGGCCACAGCAGCTAAGGCCCATgcgtctagagcctgtgctccacaaccagagacgGCACCACCATGAGAACGCAAGGAAGAGTATCCCCTGCccccctgcaactagagagagcccacatgtagcagtgaagacccagtgtggccaaaaataggTGCTTTATGATGGCATCCAAAACCTGAAATAATTAGATGTAAATTAAATAGATATAGGATCTGTATGCTGAAACATGTAaaagactgatgaaagaaatcaatgaagacctacataaatggagagatatgctATGTTTATAGATTGGAAGATTTTACtgttaaaatgtcagtttttccCAAACTGATGTACAGATTTAACATAATTcccatctagattttttttttttgggggggtcggGTAAATGGAAACAAACTGATCCTAAAAGCTACAACCAAAGTCAAAGCAATTAGAATAGCTAAGGTGATTTTGAAAAAGCACAAAGAGGGCTCACAGCACCTGCTTTGAAAACATACTGTCAAGAAGCATTAGTCAACACTGTGGGATGCATGAAAGTTTAGACATGGATCAGTTGGCCAGTATAGACAGTTCAGAAACAGAGCCACACGGGTATGGTCAGTTGGTTTTCCACAGGTGTCAAggtaattcaatggagaaaggatagactTTCAACACATATTGAAAACACATATTGAAACAACTGGAAGAAAAGAATGAACCTTGGCTCCTTCTCATATCTTACACAGTATTTAAAGTGAGCCATAAACCTACCTAGAaatgaaacttctagaagaaaaccgAGCAGAAAATGTTCTGTCCTAGGATTAGGCAAAGGCTTCTGTGAGATATAAAAAGTGCAAACTGTAATAGAAAAAAACTAGGTATCATCAAACTTGAAGAACGTTATTTTGAA
Protein-coding regions in this window:
- the TEPSIN gene encoding AP-4 complex accessory subunit tepsin isoform X4, producing MAATPPLRDRLSFLHRLPILLKGTSDDDVPCPGYLFEEIAKISHESLGSSQCLLEYLLNRLHSGSGRVKLKVLKILLHLCGHGSSSFLLILKRNPAFIQEAAVFAGPPDPLHGNSLYQKVRAAAQDLGAALYSDALSPPPPSQPPRTLPPAGMGSQSRPQSTLQGFGYSKERGHTGSAGEAFLSTIQKAAEVVASAVRPGPESPSCQRSLPRGDAYQPAVTPSASLGTPASGSPLPMASPGARVRHQPGQAGGGWDELDSSPSSQDSSQENDDLGKASDSGSRSGSDSPSGASRAPSDLAERVEAVTLSDCQQELSLVRTVTQGQHTFLSREEVQHFVKECGLLNCEAVLELLIRHLAATSERVQMRALGAIASLGCTDLLSQERVLLLARPRLQELSAGSPGPVTNKATKILRHFEASCRQWPPARRPPAEPSPAAARVGPSDLLTDTLPFTGGQAFLQPLSSSLFSPKGSMPPSGLQPSPVPPTSPENCPLPVPGAAREAETRLAGSRDQGAASEQGLLCMDTPKGGPEITLGPGHSCSSLFAGMELVACPRLVGAGTAAEDPLPAHQAPWTLSQRLAAKEPSSSEPSAFAFLNS
- the TEPSIN gene encoding AP-4 complex accessory subunit tepsin isoform X2 → MAATPPLRDRLSFLHRLPILLKGTSDDDVPCPGYLFEEIAKISHESLGSSQCLLEYLLNRLHSGSGRVKLKVLKILLHLCGHGSSSFLLILKRNPAFIQEAAVFAGPPDPLHGNSLYQKVRAAAQDLGAALYSDALSPPPPSQPPRTLPPAGMGSQSRPQSTLQGFGYSKERGHTGSAGEAFLSTIQKAAEVVASAVRPGPESPSCQRSLPRGDAYQPAVTPSASLGTPASGSPLPMASPGARVVHRDMGGSDDCPCPPPPLLPLPEAPSRLPGLEEECQHLLGLESCCAGHCPHCPGTAWPPTRLASGICVFWAAVRHQPGQAGGGWDELDSSPSSQDSSQENDDLGKASDSGSRSGSDSPSGASRAPSDLAERVEAVTLSDCQQELSLVRTVTQGQHTFLSREEVQHFVKECGLLNCEAVLELLIRHLAATSERVQMRALGAIASLGCTDLLSQERVLLLARPRLQELSAGSPGPVTNKATKILRHFEASCRQWPPARRPPAEPSPAAARVGPSDLLTDTLPFTGGQAFLQPLSSSLFSPKGSMPPSGLQPSPVPPTSPENCPLPVPGAAREAETRLAGSRDQGAASEQGLLCMDTPKGGPEITLGPGHSCSSLFAGMELVACPRLVGAGTAAEDPLPAHQAPWTLSQRLAAKEPSSSEPSAFAFLNS
- the TEPSIN gene encoding AP-4 complex accessory subunit tepsin isoform X1, producing the protein MAATPPLRDRLSFLHRLPILLKGTSDDDVPCPGYLFEEIAKISHESLGSSQCLLEYLLNRLHSGSGRVKLKVLKILLHLCGHGSSSFLLILKRNPAFIQEAAVFAGPPDPLHGNSLYQKVRAAAQDLGAALYSDALSPPPPSQPPRTLPPAGMGSQSRPQSTLQGFGYSKERGHTGSAGEAFLSTIQKAAEVVASAVRPGPESPSCQRSLPRGDAYQPAVTPSASLGTPASGSPLPMASPGARAPSSSSAARQGPEATGEPSAGARLHAMCVLVVHRDMGGSDDCPCPPPPLLPLPEAPSRLPGLEEECQHLLGLESCCAGHCPHCPGTAWPPTRLASGICVFWAAVRHQPGQAGGGWDELDSSPSSQDSSQENDDLGKASDSGSRSGSDSPSGASRAPSDLAERVEAVTLSDCQQELSLVRTVTQGQHTFLSREEVQHFVKECGLLNCEAVLELLIRHLAATSERVQMRALGAIASLGCTDLLSQERVLLLARPRLQELSAGSPGPVTNKATKILRHFEASCRQWPPARRPPAEPSPAAARVGPSDLLTDTLPFTGGQAFLQPLSSSLFSPKGSMPPSGLQPSPVPPTSPENCPLPVPGAAREAETRLAGSRDQGAASEQGLLCMDTPKGGPEITLGPGHSCSSLFAGMELVACPRLVGAGTAAEDPLPAHQAPWTLSQRLAAKEPSSSEPSAFAFLNS
- the TEPSIN gene encoding AP-4 complex accessory subunit tepsin isoform X3, with the protein product MAATPPLRDRLSFLHRLPILLKGTSDDDVPCPGYLFEEIAKISHESLGSSQCLLEYLLNRLHSGSGRVKLKVLKILLHLCGHGSSSFLLILKRNPAFIQEAAVFAGPPDPLHGNSLYQKVRAAAQDLGAALYSDALSPPPPSQPPRTLPPAGMGSQSRPQSTLQGFGYSKERGHTGSAGEAFLSTIQKAAEVVASAVRPGPESPSCQRSLPRGDAYQPAVTPSASLGTPASGSPLPMASPGARAVRHQPGQAGGGWDELDSSPSSQDSSQENDDLGKASDSGSRSGSDSPSGASRAPSDLAERVEAVTLSDCQQELSLVRTVTQGQHTFLSREEVQHFVKECGLLNCEAVLELLIRHLAATSERVQMRALGAIASLGCTDLLSQERVLLLARPRLQELSAGSPGPVTNKATKILRHFEASCRQWPPARRPPAEPSPAAARVGPSDLLTDTLPFTGGQAFLQPLSSSLFSPKGSMPPSGLQPSPVPPTSPENCPLPVPGAAREAETRLAGSRDQGAASEQGLLCMDTPKGGPEITLGPGHSCSSLFAGMELVACPRLVGAGTAAEDPLPAHQAPWTLSQRLAAKEPSSSEPSAFAFLNS